One region of Oryza sativa Japonica Group chromosome 10, ASM3414082v1 genomic DNA includes:
- the LOC4348504 gene encoding tryptamine hydroxycinnamoyltransferase 2, with translation MAVAVEITRSEVLRPSETLAAGGGGKRSQLTVFDRAAMDWYIPAVFAWDGAAAPSNDEVKGGLAAVLARYPHLAGRFDVDERGRRCFNLNNAGVRVLEATVAADLADALAHDVAAHVNELYPKADMENADEPVFQVQLTRYACGGLVIGTACNHQVSDGQSMSFFYVAWAAAVRSAGATLPTPFVDRAAIAVPRGPPAPAFDHRNIEFKGEHSWTHSYGSLPLERIRNLAVHFPDEFVAGLKSHVGARCSTFQCLLAHAWKKITAARDLSPEEYTQVRVAVNCRGRASPAVPMDYFGNMVLWAFPRMRVRDLLSSSYAAVVGVIRNAVARVDEQYIQSFVDFGEVAAGDELTPTAAPPGTVFCPDLEVDSWLGFRFHDLDFGRGPPCAFLPPDVPVEGLLIFVPSCAAKGGVEMFMALDDVHVEAFRQICYSMD, from the exons ATGGCTGTGGCGGTGGAGATCACACGGAGCGAGGTGCTCAGGCCGTCGGAGACgttggcggccggcggcggcggcaagaggaGCCAGCTCACCGTGTTCGACCGTGCAGCCATGGACTGGTACATCCCGGCCGTCTTCGCGTGggacggcgccgcggcgccgtccAACGACGAGGTtaagggcggcctcgccgccgtgctggcCCGGTACCCGCACCTCGCCGGGAGGTTCGACGTCGACGAGCGTGGCCGGAGGTGCTTCAACCTCAACAACGCCGGTGTGAGGGTCCTcgaggccaccgtcgccgccgacctcgccgacgcCCTCGCGCACGACGTCGCCGCTCACGTCAACGAGCTCTACCCCAAGGCCGACATG GAGAACGCCGACGAGCCGGTGTTCCAGGTGCAGCTGACGCGGTACGCGTGCGGCGGGCTGGTGATTGGCACGGCGTGCAACCACCAGGTCTCCGATGGCCAGTCCATGAGCTTCTTCTACGTCGCgtgggccgccgccgtgcgcagcGCCGGCGCCACCCTCCCGACGCCGTTCGTCGACCGCGCGGCGATCGCGGTTCCCCGcggcccgccggcgccggcgttcgACCACCGGAACATCGAGTTCAAGGGCGAGCACAGCTGGACCCACTCCTACGGCTCCCTCCCCCTGGAGCGGATCAGGAACCTCGCCGTCCACTTCCCGGACGAGTTCGTCGCCGGCCTCAAGTCCCACGTCGGCGCCCGGTGCAGCACGTTCCAGTGCCTCCTGGCGCACGCGTGGAAGAAGATCACGGCGGCGCGCGACCTCTCGCCGGAGGAGTACACGCAGGTGAGGGTCGCCGTCAACTGCCGCGGCCGCGCCAGCCCGGCGGTGCCCATGGACTACTTCGGCAACATGGTGCTCTGGGCGTTCCCGAGGATGAGAGTCCGGGacctcctctcctccagctACGCCGCCGTGGTCGGCGTCATCCGCAACGCCGTGGCGCGCGTCGACGAGCAGTACATCCAGTCGTTCGTCGACTTCGGggaggtggccgccggcgacgagctgacgccgacggcggcgccgccgggcacGGTGTTCTGCCCGGACCTGGAGGTGGACAGCTGGCTAGGGTTCAGGTTCCACGACCTCGACTTCGGCCGTGGCCCGCCGTGCGCGTTCCTGCCGCCGGACGTGCCCGTCGAGGGGTTGCTCATCTTCGTGCCGTCGTGTGCGGCGAAGGGTGGCGTCGAGATGTTCATGGCGCTCGACGACGTTCATGTCGAGGCTTTCAGGCAAATCTGCTACTCCATGGACTGA